A window of Pedobacter lusitanus contains these coding sequences:
- a CDS encoding chitinase, with amino-acid sequence MMRQTCIKLSSVVLICLCTCFQANASRLNIPVHSDATGSFSSLLSPAVYNKLFPLRSKFYTYTSLVKAVQNLAQIKIQVEKRGPFICKITRFDKRTGKQAVVRQDKDWNEAWAQQKEYTSVTIDYGTFCNGTDRKINQRELAAFFAQAAHETRDGQDGHFNDGLMLKRELDTTNAYLAANAIYPAVPGKRYYGRGPLQLSYNGNYGFASDCIFGDKNKLLSDPDLLLKDPVIAFESAIYFWMTPQGTKPSAHEVIIGKWRPSAADLSKGWTAGFGMVTNIINGAIECNSGEAVAAMKNRTDYYQHYLQIFGLKDTRQCSCGSMQPFP; translated from the coding sequence ATGATGAGACAAACGTGTATTAAACTGAGTTCTGTTGTGCTGATCTGCTTGTGTACTTGTTTTCAGGCCAATGCATCCAGATTAAATATTCCGGTTCACAGCGATGCCACTGGTTCATTTTCTTCCCTGCTTTCTCCTGCAGTTTACAACAAGCTGTTCCCTTTAAGAAGTAAGTTTTATACTTATACTTCTTTAGTGAAAGCTGTTCAGAATTTAGCACAGATAAAAATTCAGGTTGAAAAAAGAGGGCCTTTTATTTGTAAGATTACCAGATTTGATAAGCGTACAGGAAAACAGGCTGTTGTGCGTCAGGATAAAGACTGGAATGAGGCATGGGCACAGCAAAAGGAATATACCAGTGTCACAATTGACTACGGGACATTCTGTAACGGTACAGACCGGAAAATTAACCAGCGGGAGCTTGCTGCTTTTTTTGCACAGGCCGCGCATGAAACCAGAGATGGACAGGATGGACATTTCAATGATGGGTTAATGCTGAAACGGGAACTGGACACGACCAATGCTTATCTGGCTGCAAACGCGATTTATCCGGCTGTACCTGGAAAGAGGTATTATGGGAGAGGACCGCTTCAGCTGAGTTATAATGGTAATTATGGTTTTGCTTCTGATTGTATCTTCGGAGATAAAAACAAGTTACTGAGTGACCCGGATCTGCTGCTGAAAGACCCTGTAATTGCTTTTGAGAGTGCAATATATTTCTGGATGACACCACAGGGAACCAAGCCTTCTGCGCATGAGGTGATTATTGGGAAATGGCGGCCTTCTGCTGCGGATCTGTCAAAAGGATGGACCGCCGGGTTTGGAATGGTAACCAATATTATCAACGGCGCTATAGAGTGCAACAGTGGGGAAGCAGTAGCTGCAATGAAAAACAGGACTGATTATTATCAGCACTATTTGCAGATATTTGGTCTGAAAGATACCAGGCAATGCTCTTGTGGCTCAATGCAGCCCTTTCCTTAA
- a CDS encoding GH3 auxin-responsive promoter family protein produces MAIVNSIFTWYMKKRVHQIELFMKYPIDVQEEWFHNLISSAENTEWGKKYDYKSIETPEQFKQRVPLQNYDSLKPYIERMLKGEQNILWPSEIRWFAKSSGTTSDRSKFIPVSPEALEECHFKGGKDMISIFCNNKPTNQILTGKALVLGGSHQINQLNEDSFYGDLSAVLIKNLPMWAEYYRTPDISIALMDDYEQKMDRMAEATIKENVTNISGVPTWTIVLAKKVLEITGKKNLLEVWPNLELYFHGAVNFSPYREQFKELIPREDMYYLETYNASEGFFGIQDQISSEEMLLMLDYGIYYEFLPLEQLCDDNPVTLSLGEVELHRNYAIIISTNAGLWRYVIGDTVQFTSLSPFRIKITGRTKHFINAFGEEVIIDNAEQAISKACKETGAAFKDYTACPIYFKGNDAGGHEWIIEFDQQPDNFEKFVDILDQTLREINSDYDAKRFNNLALCRPKVHNAPKDTFYNWLKSKGKLGGQHKVPRLANERKYVDEILPLLNL; encoded by the coding sequence ATGGCAATTGTAAATTCTATTTTCACCTGGTATATGAAAAAGCGTGTCCATCAGATAGAGCTTTTCATGAAATATCCTATAGATGTCCAGGAGGAATGGTTTCATAACCTGATTTCCAGCGCAGAAAATACAGAATGGGGAAAAAAATACGATTATAAGTCTATCGAAACTCCAGAACAGTTTAAACAACGTGTTCCGCTGCAAAACTACGATTCCTTAAAACCCTATATTGAGCGCATGCTCAAGGGAGAACAAAATATTCTCTGGCCATCAGAGATCAGGTGGTTTGCCAAATCATCAGGAACCACCAGTGACCGGAGTAAGTTTATCCCGGTATCTCCCGAAGCTTTAGAAGAATGTCATTTCAAAGGTGGGAAAGATATGATTTCCATCTTCTGCAATAACAAACCAACCAATCAGATCCTGACCGGAAAAGCGCTGGTACTGGGAGGAAGTCATCAGATCAACCAGTTGAACGAAGACTCATTTTACGGAGACCTTTCTGCTGTACTGATCAAAAACCTTCCTATGTGGGCAGAATATTACCGGACGCCGGATATTTCAATCGCTCTGATGGATGATTACGAACAAAAGATGGATAGAATGGCAGAAGCCACCATTAAAGAAAATGTAACCAACATCTCAGGCGTGCCAACCTGGACTATAGTTCTGGCCAAAAAAGTGCTGGAAATCACCGGTAAGAAAAATTTACTGGAAGTATGGCCTAACCTGGAATTGTATTTCCATGGAGCAGTTAATTTCAGCCCATATAGAGAACAGTTCAAAGAACTGATCCCGAGAGAAGATATGTATTACCTGGAGACTTATAATGCATCTGAAGGCTTCTTTGGTATACAGGATCAGATCTCTTCAGAAGAGATGCTGTTGATGCTGGATTATGGTATCTACTATGAGTTTTTACCTTTAGAACAGCTTTGCGATGATAACCCCGTTACCCTCAGTCTTGGAGAAGTAGAGCTGCATAGGAACTATGCAATTATTATTTCTACCAATGCCGGTCTATGGCGTTATGTAATCGGGGATACCGTTCAGTTTACTTCCTTATCACCTTTCAGAATCAAAATTACCGGCCGCACCAAACATTTCATTAATGCCTTTGGAGAAGAAGTGATTATTGACAATGCGGAACAGGCTATCAGCAAAGCATGCAAAGAAACCGGCGCAGCTTTTAAAGACTATACCGCCTGTCCGATATATTTCAAAGGCAATGATGCAGGCGGACATGAATGGATTATAGAATTTGATCAGCAGCCTGATAATTTCGAGAAATTTGTAGACATACTTGACCAGACTCTCCGGGAAATCAATTCTGATTATGACGCCAAGCGTTTTAACAACCTGGCACTTTGCAGACCAAAAGTTCACAATGCACCAAAAGATACTTTTTATAACTGGCTGAAATCAAAAGGTAAACTGGGCGGACAACATAAAGTACCCAGACTAGCCAATGAAAGAAAGTATGTAGATGAAATTTTACCGCTGTTAAACCTTTAA
- the lptB gene encoding LPS export ABC transporter ATP-binding protein produces MILRADNLIKKYKQRTVVNDVSFSVSQGEIVGLLGPNGAGKTTSFYMIVGLIKPNEGNIYLDDEDITKDPMYRRAQKGIGYLAQEASVFRKLSVEDNILSILEMTTMTRVEREEKLEELIDEFSLHKVRRNRGDLLSGGERRRTEIARALAASPNFILLDEPFAGVDPIAVEEIQTIVAKLRNKNIGILITDHNVQETLSITDRAYLLFEGKILESGTPEVLAANEMVRKVYLGSNFVLRSKNL; encoded by the coding sequence ATGATATTAAGAGCTGATAATCTTATAAAAAAATACAAACAACGGACTGTCGTCAATGACGTTTCGTTTAGTGTGAGCCAGGGAGAAATTGTAGGATTGCTAGGCCCTAACGGAGCCGGAAAAACTACTTCCTTTTATATGATTGTAGGACTGATCAAGCCTAATGAAGGTAATATCTATCTGGACGATGAAGATATTACCAAAGATCCCATGTACCGCAGGGCACAGAAAGGAATTGGTTATCTGGCGCAGGAAGCATCAGTTTTCAGGAAACTATCAGTGGAAGACAATATTCTTTCCATCCTGGAGATGACTACCATGACCAGGGTAGAACGGGAAGAAAAGCTGGAAGAATTAATTGATGAATTCAGTTTACACAAAGTGAGAAGAAACCGGGGAGATCTTTTATCAGGAGGAGAACGCCGGAGAACAGAAATTGCCAGGGCACTGGCAGCGAGTCCTAACTTTATTTTACTGGATGAACCATTTGCAGGGGTAGACCCGATTGCAGTAGAAGAAATCCAGACTATCGTGGCCAAACTCAGAAACAAAAATATAGGAATCCTGATCACAGATCACAATGTTCAGGAAACACTTTCCATTACAGACCGGGCCTATTTATTATTTGAAGGTAAAATACTGGAGTCTGGTACCCCAGAAGTTCTTGCCGCCAATGAGATGGTCAGAAAAGTCTATTTAGGTTCCAATTTTGTACTTCGCAGTAAAAACTTATAA
- the recJ gene encoding single-stranded-DNA-specific exonuclease RecJ: MKKRWVQAVKGKAEVTDSLAQQLNIDTSLAEILVQRGVSSFQEAKDFFRPTLTQLYDPFIMKDMDKAIARIGQALTAGESIMIYGDYDVDGTTSVALVFSFFGQFTQNIEYYIPDRHKEGYGISTAGIDYAASKGITLIIALDCGIKSNDKIAYANTLKIDFIICDHHLPGDELPAAVAILDPKRTDCPYPFKELAGCGIGFKLAQAYCQTHNLATENYERYLDLVMVSIAADIVPIVDENRTLAYFGLIKLNTNPCTGLKALMESCGKNKDFTITDVVFTLAPRINAAGRMDHGNQAVKMLLCTADTLAAEQSLFINIQNTDRKTSDQNITAEALALIDESEILINKKTTVVYNDHWNKGVIGIVASRLTEKYYRPTVVLTLSNGMLTGSARSVAGYDLYEALLNCADLLEQFGGHKFAAGMTIKPENIAAFTERFEAVVAATITENLLCPEIQIDNEILLTQIDGKFQRILAQMAPFGPMNPAPVFVSHNVFYAGRPYIVGAKHLKLSIKQQNSAIFEAIGFGLAEFEQLLQPDQPFSVCYTIEENVWKEQKRLQLNIKAIEINNQSYK; this comes from the coding sequence ATGAAGAAAAGATGGGTGCAGGCCGTAAAAGGTAAAGCAGAAGTAACAGATTCGCTTGCACAGCAATTAAACATAGATACAAGTTTAGCCGAAATACTGGTACAAAGAGGCGTATCTTCTTTTCAGGAAGCCAAAGATTTTTTCAGACCCACGCTGACGCAGCTATACGATCCTTTTATAATGAAGGATATGGATAAGGCCATTGCAAGGATCGGCCAGGCTTTAACTGCCGGGGAGAGCATCATGATTTATGGCGATTATGATGTGGATGGAACAACTTCAGTTGCCCTTGTCTTTAGTTTTTTCGGTCAGTTTACCCAAAACATAGAATACTATATCCCGGACAGACATAAAGAAGGATACGGAATTTCCACAGCAGGAATTGATTATGCAGCTTCAAAAGGGATAACACTGATTATTGCACTGGACTGTGGTATTAAATCAAATGATAAAATTGCTTATGCCAATACGCTGAAAATAGATTTTATTATTTGTGATCACCATTTACCCGGCGATGAATTACCCGCAGCCGTTGCCATCCTTGATCCGAAACGTACCGATTGCCCCTATCCTTTTAAAGAACTTGCAGGCTGCGGAATAGGATTTAAACTGGCACAGGCTTATTGTCAGACCCATAATCTTGCCACAGAAAATTACGAACGCTATCTTGACCTGGTTATGGTTTCTATCGCGGCTGATATTGTGCCGATAGTAGATGAAAACCGTACCCTTGCCTATTTCGGGCTGATTAAGTTAAATACAAATCCCTGCACAGGATTAAAAGCCCTGATGGAAAGTTGTGGTAAAAACAAAGATTTTACCATTACCGATGTGGTATTTACCCTGGCTCCCCGCATTAACGCTGCAGGCCGTATGGATCATGGCAATCAGGCCGTCAAAATGCTTTTATGCACTGCCGATACACTCGCAGCCGAACAGAGCCTTTTCATTAACATTCAGAATACAGACCGTAAAACATCAGACCAGAACATTACTGCAGAGGCCCTTGCCCTGATTGATGAATCTGAAATCCTGATCAATAAAAAAACAACCGTAGTTTATAATGACCACTGGAATAAAGGAGTTATCGGTATAGTTGCATCCCGTCTTACTGAAAAATATTACAGACCAACCGTAGTACTGACACTTTCTAATGGAATGCTGACCGGATCTGCCCGTTCTGTGGCTGGTTATGACCTGTATGAAGCCTTACTAAACTGTGCAGACTTACTGGAACAGTTTGGAGGACATAAGTTTGCTGCCGGGATGACTATTAAACCCGAGAATATAGCCGCATTTACAGAAAGATTTGAAGCCGTAGTCGCTGCGACCATAACAGAAAATTTACTTTGCCCGGAAATTCAGATTGACAATGAAATTCTGCTCACACAGATAGACGGAAAATTTCAGCGTATTCTTGCTCAGATGGCACCATTTGGACCGATGAATCCTGCCCCGGTATTTGTTAGTCATAATGTATTTTACGCAGGAAGACCTTATATTGTAGGGGCAAAACATTTAAAGTTGAGTATTAAACAACAAAATTCCGCTATTTTTGAAGCCATTGGATTCGGACTTGCAGAATTTGAACAACTATTACAACCTGATCAACCCTTCTCTGTGTGCTATACAATAGAGGAAAATGTGTGGAAAGAGCAAAAGCGTTTACAATTAAATATTAAAGCAATAGAGATTAATAACCAATCATATAAATGA
- a CDS encoding MBL fold metallo-hydrolase encodes MQVFTLYEGSYSVAADKKFIPFNPQTDSPKDRPGSLFIHVNPFLVKLGDKLLLLDTGLGYSNQEGQLILHENIKKAGFNPDDVDYVLMSHLHFDHAGGMVHQKENGMELSFPNATYVIQRGEWEGAFTNSSSSYRTDIFDFLQRNATLVFVDETDNLTPEIQHILTGGHTPFHQAWLLNDGEDKVFFGGDVLPEPEELLKKFIAKYDYDGRRSMELREEFGHSAVKEHWNCLFYHGKSKATGFIELGEEGQFKVV; translated from the coding sequence TTGCAAGTTTTCACTTTATATGAAGGTTCGTACTCTGTTGCAGCCGATAAAAAGTTCATCCCTTTTAATCCTCAGACAGATAGCCCTAAAGACAGACCAGGATCTTTATTCATACATGTCAATCCTTTTCTTGTTAAACTGGGAGATAAATTACTCTTACTGGACACCGGACTGGGTTACAGTAATCAGGAAGGACAGTTGATCTTACATGAGAATATAAAAAAAGCGGGTTTCAATCCTGATGATGTTGATTATGTTTTAATGTCACATCTGCATTTTGATCATGCAGGTGGAATGGTACATCAAAAGGAAAATGGTATGGAACTTAGTTTCCCCAATGCTACTTATGTAATTCAGCGCGGGGAATGGGAAGGGGCATTTACCAATAGTTCGTCGTCTTACCGAACAGATATTTTTGATTTTCTTCAACGTAATGCAACTCTGGTCTTTGTTGATGAAACTGATAATTTGACACCAGAGATTCAGCATATATTAACAGGAGGGCATACGCCTTTTCACCAGGCTTGGTTATTAAACGATGGTGAGGATAAAGTGTTTTTTGGCGGGGATGTTTTGCCTGAGCCGGAAGAACTGCTGAAAAAGTTTATTGCAAAATATGATTATGATGGCCGCAGGTCAATGGAACTAAGAGAAGAATTTGGACACAGTGCCGTTAAAGAGCATTGGAACTGTCTTTTCTATCATGGTAAAAGTAAAGCTACGGGTTTTATTGAACTGGGTGAAGAAGGTCAGTTTAAGGTTGTATAG
- a CDS encoding response regulator, which produces MNTKINLLVIDDDDINIFIIKKIVEKTGYEAKMVAKTNGLMAIDYLKELIESDQVLPHLILIDINMPVLNGWEFLDAYEKLGIKTEIDMYMLSSSVYENDIEKAKTYKTVKGFISKPLSIERLVELFEGKSLDSIQP; this is translated from the coding sequence ATGAATACTAAAATTAACCTGCTGGTAATTGATGACGATGACATCAATATCTTCATTATTAAGAAAATAGTGGAGAAAACAGGCTATGAAGCGAAAATGGTTGCAAAGACAAACGGGCTCATGGCCATTGACTATCTGAAAGAACTGATAGAAAGTGATCAGGTATTACCCCATCTGATCCTGATTGACATCAATATGCCTGTACTCAACGGATGGGAATTTTTAGATGCCTATGAAAAACTGGGTATAAAAACTGAAATTGACATGTATATGCTTTCTTCTTCAGTCTATGAGAATGACATTGAAAAAGCAAAAACCTACAAAACAGTAAAAGGGTTTATTTCTAAACCCCTGTCTATTGAACGTTTGGTAGAGCTTTTTGAAGGCAAAAGTTTAGACTCTATACAACCTTAA
- the gcvP gene encoding aminomethyl-transferring glycine dehydrogenase yields the protein MSLNIHYKEDFKNRHIAPNAEDTAAMLSTLGLGSVAELIEQTVPQKIRLKQPLNLPAAKSEKEYLESLRQTASLNKVFKSYIGQGYYDTTTPGVILRNVMENPGWYTQYTPYQAEIAQGRLQALLNFQTMVIDLTGMEIANASLLDEGTAAAEAMFMQFSLRKNQQANKFFVSELLFAQTIDILKTRANPFGIELVIGDHQTFEATEDFFGAIVQYPAGNGEVFNYTSFAEKAHAKNVKLTVVADILSLTLLTPPGEWGADIVVGTTQRFGVPMGFGGPHAAFFATKDEYKRSIPGRIIGVTIDSHNNYALRMALQTREQHIRRDKATSNICTAQALLAIMAGFYAVYHGPKGLKLIAERTHGLAVALSQSIEQIGYKQLNKVYFDTIRVDLGDLKDSIHKECIDNEINLNYNGTVATIALDETTSLADIKLLNKIFSKVKAISADNVELANEKNIETVIPAAQQRTSAYLTHPVFNSHHSEHEMLRYIKSLEAKDLSLCHSMIALGSCTMKLNATTEMIPVTWAEFGRVHPFAPADQVAGYYTVFNEIDRWLSEITGFAAMSLQPNAGAQGEYAGLMVIRAYHQDRGDHQRNIALIPSSAHGTNPASAAMAGMKIVIVKCDANGNIDVADLKAKAEEHQANLSCFMVTYPSTHGVFEESIIEICEIIHANGGQVYMDGANMNAQVGLTSPANIGADVCHLNLHKTFCIPHGGGGPGMGPIGVAAHLVKYLPGHAVVDINNEKSIHAVSSAPWGSASILIISHAYIAMMGGEGLKNATEYAILNANYMKARLEKHYPVLYSGSKGRCAHEMILDCREFKNFGIEVVDIAKRLMDYGFHAPTVSFPVAGTLMVEPTESEPKHELDRFCDALIAIRHEITQVEKGTLDKIDNPLKNAPHTAAKVTGDEWSHSYSRQIAAFPLAYVAEHKFWPSVGRVNDSFGDRSLVCACPPIESYMEEEEVTL from the coding sequence ATGAGTTTAAACATCCATTACAAAGAAGACTTTAAAAACCGTCATATTGCTCCAAATGCGGAGGATACTGCGGCTATGTTAAGCACCCTTGGCCTGGGTTCTGTTGCTGAATTGATCGAACAAACTGTTCCTCAAAAAATCAGGTTAAAACAGCCACTTAATTTACCTGCAGCAAAGTCTGAGAAAGAATATCTGGAGAGCCTTAGACAAACGGCTTCACTGAATAAGGTTTTTAAATCTTATATCGGACAAGGATATTATGACACCACCACTCCGGGAGTAATTCTGAGAAATGTGATGGAAAATCCAGGATGGTATACTCAATATACACCATACCAGGCTGAAATTGCACAGGGCCGTTTACAGGCTTTACTGAACTTTCAGACTATGGTCATCGACCTTACAGGTATGGAAATTGCAAATGCTTCTTTATTAGATGAAGGTACTGCAGCAGCTGAGGCTATGTTTATGCAGTTCAGTCTGCGTAAAAATCAGCAGGCAAATAAATTCTTTGTTTCTGAATTATTATTCGCACAAACTATAGACATCTTAAAAACCCGTGCAAACCCTTTTGGAATTGAGCTGGTAATTGGTGATCATCAGACATTTGAAGCAACAGAAGATTTCTTTGGTGCTATCGTTCAATATCCTGCCGGAAATGGTGAGGTATTTAACTATACTTCATTTGCTGAAAAAGCACATGCTAAAAATGTTAAATTAACAGTTGTTGCTGACATCTTAAGTTTAACCCTGTTAACTCCTCCGGGAGAATGGGGAGCTGATATTGTTGTAGGTACAACACAACGTTTTGGTGTACCAATGGGCTTTGGAGGTCCTCATGCTGCATTTTTTGCGACTAAGGATGAATACAAACGTTCTATCCCGGGCAGAATTATCGGTGTAACAATTGACAGTCATAACAACTATGCTTTGCGTATGGCGCTGCAAACAAGAGAGCAGCATATCCGCAGAGACAAAGCGACATCAAATATCTGTACTGCACAAGCTTTATTAGCTATCATGGCAGGTTTCTATGCAGTATACCATGGTCCGAAAGGCCTGAAATTAATTGCTGAAAGAACTCATGGTTTAGCTGTAGCACTTTCACAATCAATTGAGCAGATCGGCTATAAACAATTAAATAAAGTTTATTTTGACACTATCCGTGTTGATTTAGGTGATTTAAAAGATTCAATCCACAAAGAGTGTATCGATAACGAAATCAACCTGAATTATAACGGTACAGTAGCTACAATTGCACTGGATGAAACCACTTCTCTTGCAGATATCAAATTACTGAACAAAATATTTTCTAAAGTAAAAGCTATCTCAGCTGACAATGTTGAACTGGCCAACGAGAAAAACATTGAAACTGTAATTCCAGCTGCACAACAACGTACATCTGCTTATTTAACTCATCCGGTATTTAATTCGCATCATTCAGAACATGAAATGCTGCGTTATATCAAATCTCTGGAAGCAAAAGATCTTTCTCTTTGTCATTCTATGATAGCTTTAGGTTCATGTACAATGAAGCTGAATGCAACTACAGAAATGATCCCGGTTACCTGGGCGGAATTCGGAAGAGTTCACCCATTTGCTCCTGCAGATCAGGTAGCTGGTTATTATACTGTCTTCAATGAAATTGATCGGTGGTTAAGTGAAATCACTGGTTTTGCAGCGATGAGCTTACAACCAAACGCAGGTGCTCAGGGAGAATATGCAGGTTTAATGGTAATCAGAGCTTATCATCAGGATCGTGGTGATCATCAGCGTAATATCGCTTTAATCCCTTCTTCAGCACACGGTACCAATCCTGCATCAGCAGCGATGGCCGGTATGAAGATTGTGATTGTTAAATGTGATGCCAATGGTAATATTGACGTTGCTGATCTGAAAGCAAAAGCTGAAGAACATCAGGCTAATCTTTCCTGCTTTATGGTTACTTATCCATCTACACACGGTGTATTTGAAGAAAGTATCATAGAAATCTGTGAAATTATCCACGCTAACGGTGGACAGGTTTATATGGATGGTGCAAATATGAATGCTCAGGTTGGCTTAACCAGCCCGGCAAATATTGGTGCTGACGTATGTCACCTGAATTTACATAAAACGTTCTGTATTCCTCACGGTGGTGGTGGTCCTGGTATGGGCCCGATCGGTGTAGCAGCTCACCTGGTAAAATACTTACCCGGACACGCAGTTGTTGACATCAATAATGAGAAATCCATTCACGCAGTATCTTCAGCTCCATGGGGTTCAGCATCTATCCTGATTATCTCTCATGCTTATATCGCAATGATGGGTGGCGAAGGATTGAAGAATGCAACCGAATATGCAATCCTGAATGCGAACTACATGAAAGCACGTTTAGAAAAACACTATCCTGTACTTTATTCAGGAAGTAAAGGACGTTGTGCCCATGAAATGATCCTGGATTGCCGTGAGTTTAAAAACTTTGGTATCGAAGTAGTTGATATCGCTAAAAGATTAATGGACTATGGATTCCATGCCCCAACAGTTTCTTTCCCGGTTGCAGGTACATTAATGGTTGAGCCAACAGAAAGCGAGCCTAAACATGAACTTGACCGTTTCTGTGATGCTTTAATTGCAATCAGACACGAAATTACCCAGGTAGAGAAAGGTACACTGGACAAAATTGATAATCCACTGAAAAATGCACCGCATACAGCTGCTAAAGTTACTGGTGATGAATGGTCACATAGCTACAGCAGACAAATTGCAGCATTCCCGTTAGCTTATGTTGCAGAACATAAATTCTGGCCTTCAGTAGGAAGAGTAAACGATTCATTCGGAGACAGATCACTGGTTTGTGCCTGTCCTCCGATAGAGAGTTATATGGAAGAAGAAGAAGTTACTTTGTAA
- a CDS encoding pyridoxine 5'-phosphate synthase, with product MAKLSVNINKIATLRNSRGGNNPDLVKVALDCERFGAEGITVHPRPDERHIRYQDVFDLKTAISTEFNIEGNCKEQKFIDLVLANKPAQVTLVPDTEGQITSNHGWDTIKHQAYLKEMVQLFQKEGIRVSIFTDPVREIIEAAQTTGTDRIELYTEYYASNYAKDPLKAITPYTQAAHTANKLGLGINAGHDLDLNNLKYFADNIPNLLEVSIGHALISDSLYLGLENTIQLYLKQL from the coding sequence ATGGCAAAACTATCAGTAAATATCAATAAAATAGCCACGTTACGCAACAGTCGCGGGGGAAACAATCCAGATCTGGTTAAGGTAGCACTTGACTGTGAACGTTTTGGTGCGGAAGGAATCACTGTACATCCAAGACCTGATGAACGTCATATCCGTTATCAGGATGTATTCGATCTTAAAACAGCCATTTCAACAGAATTCAATATAGAAGGTAACTGCAAAGAACAAAAATTCATTGACCTTGTACTGGCAAACAAGCCAGCACAGGTAACACTGGTACCAGATACTGAAGGACAGATCACTTCCAATCATGGATGGGATACTATAAAACATCAGGCCTATCTTAAAGAAATGGTACAACTGTTTCAAAAAGAAGGTATCAGAGTCTCTATCTTCACAGATCCGGTAAGAGAAATTATCGAAGCTGCACAGACTACAGGAACAGATCGTATAGAACTTTATACAGAGTATTACGCTTCCAATTACGCAAAAGATCCGCTCAAGGCAATCACCCCTTATACACAGGCAGCACACACTGCAAACAAGCTGGGGCTAGGAATCAATGCCGGGCACGACCTTGACCTGAATAATCTGAAATATTTTGCAGATAACATCCCTAATTTACTGGAAGTTTCAATCGGTCATGCCTTAATTAGTGACTCACTTTATTTAGGCCTTGAAAACACGATTCAGCTATATCTGAAACAATTGTAG
- a CDS encoding polysaccharide deacetylase family protein — protein MNRYNIIVNRLTFCVIIWCFLFFGTTVCAAQEGMKNYVLYTGVAKVKGEELLVIRKMLKDGELFYLAVNPRTLSSQLLPASGITLRQLDWKSAKTYFQQTAYFRALDAARKESIALQDAGITHGFPKEKGVTLTIDLCPSHKPLDRIIFTSLIKEFAKTEQPVPLALSVTGRWMMAHNDDLNWLKELVAKKEIEITWVNHSFYHHVSPTAPLRTNFLLEPGTSMDFEILGTEMAMIQRGLTPSVFFRFPGLVSDQEIVDKVLAYGVIPIGSDAWLAKGQKPAAGSIVLIHGNGNEPVGVADFIKLLKSKAAAVTGKQWLMYDLTESLEDEYGTGKS, from the coding sequence ATGAACAGGTATAATATTATTGTAAACAGGTTAACGTTCTGTGTAATTATTTGGTGTTTTTTGTTTTTTGGGACAACTGTCTGTGCAGCACAGGAAGGAATGAAAAATTACGTATTGTATACGGGCGTGGCAAAAGTAAAGGGAGAGGAACTTTTAGTAATCCGTAAAATGCTGAAAGACGGGGAGTTGTTTTATCTGGCCGTAAATCCCCGCACGTTATCTTCTCAGCTTCTGCCTGCTTCAGGAATTACCCTGCGCCAGCTGGATTGGAAAAGTGCAAAAACATATTTTCAGCAAACTGCTTATTTCAGAGCGCTTGATGCTGCACGGAAAGAGTCCATTGCTTTGCAGGATGCTGGTATTACCCATGGTTTTCCAAAGGAAAAAGGGGTAACACTGACTATAGATCTTTGTCCTTCACATAAACCACTTGACCGGATTATCTTTACCTCACTCATTAAAGAATTTGCAAAGACTGAACAACCGGTTCCTCTTGCGCTTTCTGTCACGGGGAGATGGATGATGGCGCATAATGATGATCTGAACTGGCTGAAGGAACTGGTAGCAAAGAAGGAAATAGAAATTACCTGGGTAAATCATTCATTCTATCACCATGTGAGCCCTACTGCACCATTGAGAACTAATTTTTTACTGGAGCCTGGAACAAGTATGGATTTTGAAATACTAGGGACTGAAATGGCTATGATACAACGTGGTTTGACTCCTTCAGTATTTTTCAGATTCCCGGGACTGGTTTCTGATCAGGAAATAGTAGATAAGGTTCTGGCTTATGGTGTGATTCCGATTGGTAGTGATGCATGGCTGGCAAAAGGACAAAAACCAGCAGCCGGAAGTATCGTGCTGATTCATGGAAATGGGAATGAGCCGGTAGGTGTAGCTGATTTCATCAAACTGTTAAAAAGTAAGGCCGCAGCTGTGACTGGCAAACAATGGCTGATGTACGATCTCACAGAAAGTTTAGAAGACGAATACGGAACTGGTAAGTCATAA